The window ccccaggcaACGGAACCATTGACTTCCCAGAGTTCCTCACTATGATGGCCAGGAAAATGAAGGACACAGACAGCGAGGAGGAGATTCGTGAGGCGTTCCGGGTATTCGACAAGGTAAGGATGGTGccagtcaggtgtgtgtgtgtacacactacGTGTctttactgtatgtgtgtgagggaTTACATACCTGTTTACACAGCTCACCTCATACAATATCaactatgtacagtgcattcggaaagtattcagaccccttgactttttccacattttgttaacattacagccttattctaaaattgatttaaataaaaaaaatcctcatgtttttagaaattgactcgaaattgagctccggtgcatcctgtttccattgagcatcgtttagatgtttctacaacttaattgaagtgcacctgtggtaaattcaattgattggacatgatttggaaaggcacacacctgtctatataaggtcccacagttggcagtgcatgtcagagcaaaaaccaagcgaaggaaggtcgaaggaattgtccatagagctcagagacaggattgtgtcgaggcacagatctagggaagggggTACCACGTTCTTTTTTgacagtattgaaggtccccaagaacacagtggcctccatcattctttaaatggaagaagtttggaaccaccaagactcttccaaactgagcaatcgggggagaaggtccttggtcagggaggtgaccaagaactcaatggtcactctgacagagctccagagttcctctgtggagatgggagaaccttccaaaaggacaaccatctctgcagcactccaccaatcaggcttttatggtagagtggccagacggaagccactcctcagtaaaaggcacatgacagcccgcttggagtttgccaaaaggcacctaaaggactctcagatcatgagaaacaagattctctggtctgatgaaagcaagattgaactctttggcctgaatgccaagtgtcacgtctggaggaaacctggtaccatccctacggtgaagcatggtggtggcagcatcatgctgttggcatgtttttcagtggcagggactgggagactggtcaagatcgagggaaagatgaacggagcaaagtacagagagatcgttgatgaaaacatgctccagagcgctcaggacctcagactggggcgaaggttcaccttccaacaggacaacaaccttaagcacacagccaagacaatgcaggagtggcttcgggacaagtctctgaatgtccttgagtggcccagccagagcccagacttaaacccgatctaacatctctggagagacctaaaatagctgtgcagcgacactccccatccaacctgactgagcttgatctgcagagaataatgggagaaattccccaaatacaggagtgccaagcttgtagcgtcatacccaagaagacttgaggctgtaatcgctgccaaaggtgcttcaacaaagtactgagtaaagggtctgaatgtaaATTCTacaagcctgtttttgctttgtcattatggggtattgtgtgcagattgatggggggggggggacaatttaatcaattttagaataaggctgtaacgtaacaaaaagtggaaaaagtcaaggggtctgaatactttccgaatgcgctgtatatatAATTTGCCACTGTTTGTCAAGCAGTATATGATcggtagggctgtccccgactaaagAGTTGCCTGTTCTTTCGATCAACCGATCGGTCAAAATTTtcaaatgtgtatttttccatatattgacacatcctgtgtttttttaaaatcaaatcaactatatgcactgagcttgtctgatgctttaagcgaactgtttgatgaaataattaagacacacaaatgactagagggagtccgtccagcaattgatttgattgtgccgggcTCGAAAAGAAAATACCCAGCGACTTACTATGTGACCagcacccgttgtctctctctccttcctgctgcagcgaccaccacagaacatcaaagTGTTTATCGcactgtccgtgttgctgaagctaCAACCTAAtcacagccatttctgactgaaaagttataGTTACCaaaatccctcatttgtttagggAAAACAatctattccctcaacccttgctctcttcaCCTTATACATGTATGTGTCtcatgcatgtgaccaatagggcctgacctatagtgTATCATAAttacatcaataaattggttataacaaactctgaaccgTAACACGAGACAGCAAAATGGAGGCAGaggatgtgacaaatacatttgtaacgggggaatgtttactggttgctcaggaggtaaaggggaagtcagatgtgtggaataaatttgactagttgtggaaaatactggaggtCAAGAAAACGGTAAGGAGCAAGcgctgcgtgcatattatgtgtgccaaacaggtacTGTATAGGTGACAATATAATTTTTCGGACTGTTTTGGAACAAtataaacaacactaaataaattataagcgtaccagagagtctgtaatgttttttgtttgttaagCCTTTTATTagagcaaagactaaaaacagtctcattcatttgtgaatgcaatttctgaaattttcagaaatgttattatacaattgtatttatttaagcTAATTATTAAAGTCTCACTTTATTTTTAAACAAAAATGCttcatttcaaatcatgaatgactcgtatgcagtgtgatgacatgaacgaatgaatgattgatacagtagcctatataagtaATGCAATATAGacctaagtaagttacggtattaagactaaacaggatgcactcttaggcctacagctcaatggtggttatacaagtcTGCCCTTCTAAGcctaaagccaggcacatttaacagttaggctattgatttcTAGACCTAATACATTTTCTTTgacaattaaggcaagggctgttttcttgtctcctaactctgctgcctcctccgccgcattgttctcaacaccaatatgctggttaactttgctattatgcacatagcaacatggtttAGGAAAAGGGCTAATTCAACAGCGCACTTATGTTTCAGAACCGTGGACAGTGACCACTATCCAAAGcaggagaaagcgcatttgttataaaataatacttattttatttgttgcaccattgttcttacataatataaccatatacaatgtcttagactgatggactgtgccatcccaacggcatccacaatggatcagtccactcagacaggcttGAATCAGACACGTGTCTTGTACACCATTATTTGATTATTTTCTTTGTGcaactgctcgactaaagaaatctcggtcgatCGACCagacgactaaatggggtcagccctaatgaTCAGTGATATCCTGTATGGTTGCTCTTCCTGCATACAGTTACAAAGTATAGTCCCTTTGTAAAAAGACAATCATGGCTTTGTTCCAATGTTCACACTAGTGTACCGTGACACGTAGAATGCATGTCAGTCCTAGAGTAAGCTTACTGCAAACATACATTACATAAGTATGGTAAAGTCCCTTTGGGAAAGGcaggtttgtttgttgtgatgtCTCGCACAGCTCACCTCCTCTCCCTTGCAGGATGGGAACGGCTACATCAGTGCAGCAGAGCTCCGTCACGTCATGACAAACCTGGGAGAGAAGTTAACAGACGAGGAGGTCGATGAGATGATCAGAGAAGCCGACATTGACGGAGATGGACAGGTCAACTATGAAGGTAAGAAGAGGACAGTGGAACTGTCTAACTCTTTCTCTTTCGTTCTGCTTTGTAGGAGTGTACAGTAGATCTCAGCAGTGTCCCTATAGGGGCCTGTAGTCAGTAGAGCTGTCACCAACTCGCTCATACTCACCATGCTACAGTACAGCCAGTCTTGGGTTTCTGCCGCTCCCCTCATCCCTTTCTACAGCTCCAATTCCGCTCTTCTCTCATCCCTTTCTACTACCCGATgcccctcttctctccactctctacctctctcatccccctcttctctcatccTTTTTACCATCCTGATCCCCTCTTCACTACCTCTCATCCTTTTCCTGCCCGATCCACCTGTTCTCTCATCCCTTTCTCTCATCCTGATCCCTTTATGTAATTGGTCCGTCTCTCTGTAATAGGATATTGAGCTTACATAAACAGTTTTCATGAGAATGAGTTTAATTTAATTGTATTATTTTCTGTCATGTCTGGATTTGTCTTTGACGGACATGTTTTTTATTTGATTGTCTGGATCTGACAAATGAAATTGCTGCCTTGATCAGTGGTTGGTTGTTTTCTCTTCATTCTCctaatgtctgttttttttttttgttcttttgTCCACAGAATTTGTACAAATGATGACAGCAAAATGAAGCTCCCCTACCCTTCTCCTGACCTTAGAAGACAAAAAAAATCAGTCAAATGTTTTACTTACCTCTTGCAAAAATATACATTTATTCATACTGTTTCTGTATAGAAAACATAACTGAATGTTGAAAAATGAAAAAATCTGTCCacataaaagtaaaaaaataaataaaataaaaaaacattatctGCATGTACTGGTTAGTGGTCCTGTCCCCAAAGATGAGTTAGACATCAGTAATAACAGAAATAATACCTGTAAACAAAACCGTCAACAACTAAAGAAAGCACTTGGCGAACTGCTTATTGGTTCCAGTTGCTAGTGGTAATGTTTGGGCTGGCCAATCGTCTTTTCTTTTCCTGTTTCTGTTCTTCATGCATGCAGCTTGAGACTGGCGCCGCAGTCTAGCCAGCCAATGGGCTCACTCTGATTCCACAGCGGTGTCGAGGGTACCGCCGTAGGGTTTTGGTACAGTCTATATTGAGAGAAAAGAGCTCAGAAGagatgggtgggtggggggggtggtcATACTAAACTCGCATAGAGATCAAATGAATGGGACCTTTGCAGTTTGCGTAATTAATTACAAAAATAGATATTTTTAAGAAAAttatcatttaaaaaaattaatcatTTTAGAACTATGTTTGGCATGTTGGGAATATTTGGATTTCTGTTTCCTTGTTGTGCGTTGAACTTTGGGTATGATTCGAGGGGGTGGGAGGCGAGCTGGAGAGTCGGGTTGTTCTGGACTCTTTTTACCTGCTTGGAGAAGTATTTTTGGCAAGGGAACACGGTTGTACCGTCAATGTTTTTATCTTCTGTTTCTCGACTCTGACCATGGTTGCGTGTGGGTTTTGATCGATCTACAGCGCATCCTAGGGTCTTCAACACCAGAGTCTTCTCTAGACTGTAAATCttgagttcagtttagttcattCCAAGTTGTACATGCTAgtcttttaattatttttttttccAATAAAAGACCATGAACTTAACCTTTTTTAACTCCCTCCCTTTCCTTTATGTGTGCGTGCATGGTGAGTGCGTGCGGATCTGTCTTGTGATCTGTCTGTTGTGAGGGAATTGTATTACATTAGAATAGGACCGGTTTGATAACCCAAATATCTCTTTCTTGAAGATTCTGTCCTTCAACATATTAATGCACACCCTCACCCGGCCTCTTCACTGACATTAATTACCCATTCTGATAATTGCCTGACCTATGATTTGATGACTGCCATCTAATTTTAGATCAAAAGATACAGCCCATGTTTCATTTTATGCTATCAGAAACCTGAAGGAGGTCACTATCCAGGAAGTTAAGTGGCTGAGTAGATTGGTGCGAACCCCCCACTGTTCAtttgacagtaccccccctcctccATCCTATACTAGATGTCGACACGTTAGCTTGAAAAGaatggctgtcctaaaagtcttGCAACGATCCTGAGCTGAGCCTGCTTCCCTTCCCAGCCAACCCGATCTACCGCTCACTGCTGCCTACACTCTAGTAACCACTTACAGCAGAGAAAGAGCTAGACTGGGATCACCATAGCAACACGTATCTTTTTTGGGAGCTGTGTTACTCAATATGATTACGTGTTGTGTTTCATGAGGACTTCTCTTCCAAGCCGAGCGGTCGGATGTCGAGAGCGTCTGCCTTCGCAGAAAGGGAGCGAGACCGTGGGTTGCCAAGCAACAGCAGCAGGCGGGCGCATGCTGGGGCTGGGATGACAGGGATTTGAAAAGGCACGTGGGAGtttgtagagggagggagagagagagaaatggagaagaACATTTATCTGCTGTTTTATAGGGTCCTCGGCACGCGAAGCCACAGAATCTATTGATTTCCCACCCTGCCCCTCCCAGTGATGTAGGGAAGCGTATGTGTGTCGCCCAGCTTCCAGTGATGTAGAATCAGACCGGTTTATTAACTTCCTCCTTTTCAGAAGTGCTGCTGGTTATCTCAGCTATGTACTGCTCAACCCCAGTCATCGTTCCTCAACATGTAGCTGAGATCGGCAAAGGCTTCAAGATGGCTACACACAGTTGGCCAATTAGGGAAGATTTAGACAACCATGGAtgggcatttctctgccttgtgTTCACTTGAGCTGTACTGTAGCGTGTGTAGTGGCCTGGCTGCTGCTGTGCTGTTCAGTGGTGGGGAACGGAGCGCAGTGACAGGCgcgtgggaggaggagagagatgctcAGCGTGGCGTGCCAGCGGCCCACACCTCCTGGCCCCTCTGACAGACAAGCTGCACGTGGCCTGccatgtgcgtgtctgtgtgtcaaCTGATCATTTCAGCTTCCATGTTCGAGGCAGGTTAGCAAACTCAGGGAGATAATTCAGAGCTGTAAAGCAGATATGATGAGAGGCTATGATGGCACTAACAATGGCTTCCTCTGAACACACTTTACAGCCTTGCTGTGGGCCCTAATGAGCTCTACCATGGCTGTTTGACAGACTGGAAACACATCATTTTCTAAAAGGAGTGTGCTAGCCATTATTTTCCCAGAAAAGCAAAAAAACAGGTCCATTAATCTGTTTGGCTCAAGCTGGATCAGATCCTCCTATGAATGATGACGTGAAGGCAACACTCACTCTCACTAGGTTTGGTCCTAACACAAATATAGTGAACGCACATCCAATAACTTGCAGGAGCTGGGtacaaaaaaataaatgaaattaaGATGGAGAACCGTACACTGATGAATGCTCCTGTAGTTTATTGTAAAATGTTTAGACCGAAGCTAACCCTAACATGCTGAAAAGACCGGCTCTGCACGTGCGCATGTTGATTTAGTCTATCCCCACCAGACGTGTTCATGACACGCAGCTTCAAATACCAAAACCAACTGTGaaacaactacagtggggaaaaaaagtatttagtcagccaccaattgtgcaagttctcccacttaaaaagatgagagaggcctgtaattttcatcataggtacatgtcaactatgacagacaaaatgagaaaaaaaatccagaaaatcacattgtaggattttttatgaatttatttgcaaattatggtggaaaataagtatttggtcaataacaaaagtttctcaatacttttatatatcctttgttggcaatgacacaggtcaaacgttttctgtaaatcttcacaaggttttcacacactgttgctggtattttggcccattcctccatgcagatctcctctagagcagtgatgttttggggctgtcgctgggcaacacggactttcaactccctccaaagattttctatggggttgagatctggagactggctaggccactccaggaccttgaaatgcttcttacgaagccactccttcgttgcccaggcggtgtgtttgggatcattgtcatgctgaaagacccagccacgtttcatcttcaatgcccttgctgatggaaggaggttttcacttaaaatctcacgatacatggccccattcagtctttcctttacacggatcagtcgtcctggtccctttgcagaaaaacagccccaaagcatgatgtttccacccccatgcttcacagtaggtatggtgttctttggatgcaactcagcattctttgtcctccaaacacgacgagttgagtttttaccaaaaagttctattttggtttcatctgacattctcccaatcctcttctggatcatccaaatgcactctagcaaacttcagacgggcctggacatgtactggcttaagcaagggacacgtcttgcactgcaggatttgagtccctggcggcgtagtgtgttactgatggtaggctttgttactttggtcccagctctctgcaggtcattcactaggtccccccgtgtggttctgggatttttgctcaccgttcttgtgatcattttgaccccacggggtgagaccttgcgtggagccccagatcgagggagattatcagtggtcttgtatgtcttccatttcctaataattgctcccacagttgatttcttcaaaccaagctgcttacctattgcagattcagtcttcccagcctggtgcaggtctacaattttgtttctggtgtcctttgacagctctttggtcttggccatagtggagtttggagtgtgactgtttgaggttgtggacaggtgtcttttatactgataacaagttcaaacaggtgccattaatacaggtaacgagtggaggacagaggagcctcttaaagaagaagctacaggtctgtgagagccagaaatcttgcttgtttgtaggtgaccgaatacttattttccaccataatttgcaaataaattcataaaaaatcctacaatgtgattttctggaaaaaaaatctcaatttgtctgtcatagttgacgtgtacctatgatgaaaattacaggcctctcatctttttaagtgggagaacttgcacaattggtggctgactaaatacttgtttcccccactgtatattaatttggggacaggttgaATCACATttaaacattcatggacatttagctagcttgctgttgctagctaatttgtccttgAAAATAAACTGTCTTATttttgtggggggtggggggtagatcagctttaatattgcagatagattgtagtttccatcaatgtaattgtttgcatTTCCAAACCCCcatatattttgtgtgtgtgtgtgtatatatatacacagtaccagtcaaaggtttggacacacctactcattcaagggtttttctttatttttactattttctacattgtaataatagtgaagacatcaacactatgaaataacacatggaatcatgtagtaaccaaaaaagtgttaaacaaatcaaaatatattttatatttgagattgttcaaatagccacactttgcctttatgacagctttgcacactattggcattctctcaaccagcttcacctggaatgcttttccaacagtcttgaaggagttcccacatatgctgagcacttgttggctgcttctccttcacgctgccgtctgactcatcccaaaccatctcaattgggttgaggttgtgagattgtggaggccaggtcatctgatgcagcactccatcactctccttcttggtaaaatagcccttacaccgcctggaggtgtgttgggtcattgtcctgttgaaaaacaaattgtagtcccactaagctgaaaccagatgggatggcggttggaaccaaaaatctcaaatttggactccagaccaaaggacacatttccaccggtctaatgtccattgctcgtgtttcttggaccaagcaggtttcttcttattattggtgtcctttagtagtggtttctttgcagcaattcgaccatgaaggcctgattcacacagtcccctctgaacagttgatgttgagatgtgtctgtgacttgaactctgtgaagcatttatttgggctgcaatttctgacgctggtaactctaatgaacttatcctctgcagcagaggtaactctgggtcttccattcctgtggcggtcctcatgagagccagtttcatcatagcgcttgatggtttttgcgacagcacttgaaaaaactttcaaagttcttgaaatgttccgtattgactgaccttcatgtcttaaagtaatgatggactgtcgtttctctttgcttatttgagctgttcttgccataatatggacttggtcttttaccaaatagggctatcttctgtataccccccctaccttgt is drawn from Coregonus clupeaformis isolate EN_2021a chromosome 25, ASM2061545v1, whole genome shotgun sequence and contains these coding sequences:
- the LOC121539477 gene encoding calmodulin-1, with translation MADQLTEEQIAEFKEAFSLFDKDGDGTITTKELGTVMRSLGQNPTEAELQDMINEVDADGNGTIDFPEFLTMMARKMKDTDSEEEIREAFRVFDKDGNGYISAAELRHVMTNLGEKLTDEEVDEMIREADIDGDGQVNYEEFVQMMTAK